One genomic window of Acidobacteriota bacterium includes the following:
- the pspC gene encoding envelope stress response membrane protein PspC, with protein sequence MSRSYDPYASPNPKRFYRSRNDKVISGVCGGLAERFGWDVVLVRIIAALLLVFVAGPLIFVAYLVVAMITPYAPAGYGSFSADEDAFWRGVSDRPRATFGTIKYTFMDLEERLKNIERTVTSDEWRLRQEFRDLEKGN encoded by the coding sequence ATGTCCCGCTCCTACGACCCCTATGCTTCCCCCAATCCGAAACGCTTCTACCGGTCCCGCAATGACAAGGTGATCAGCGGTGTGTGCGGCGGCCTCGCCGAACGCTTCGGCTGGGATGTCGTCCTTGTCCGGATCATCGCTGCCCTGCTGCTCGTGTTCGTGGCCGGGCCGCTGATCTTCGTCGCCTACCTCGTGGTCGCCATGATCACGCCCTATGCGCCGGCCGGCTATGGCAGCTTCAGCGCTGATGAAGACGCCTTCTGGCGCGGCGTGTCGGACCGTCCGCGCGCCACCTTCGGCACCATCAAGTACACCTTCATGGATCTCGAAGAGCGCCTGAAGAACATCGAACGCACGGTAACATCCGACGAATGGCGCCTGCGCCAGGAATTCCGCGACCTCGAAAAAGGCAACTGA
- the pspB gene encoding envelope stress response membrane protein PspB: MDEASIVLIAVTGTVALFIVLPGMILHYVTMWRRQKTLQPDDERMLEDLWRSAKAMGRRIESLEALLDKSDAEAPRRPPRPSRSTFED; encoded by the coding sequence ATGGACGAGGCTTCCATCGTCCTGATTGCCGTCACAGGCACGGTCGCCCTGTTTATCGTGCTGCCGGGCATGATCCTGCACTACGTCACGATGTGGCGCCGGCAGAAGACCCTGCAGCCCGATGACGAGCGGATGCTCGAAGACCTGTGGCGGTCTGCGAAGGCAATGGGGCGGCGCATCGAGTCCCTCGAGGCGCTGCTCGACAAGTCCGATGCCGAAGCCCCGCGCCGTCCGCCGCGCCCTTCCCGCTCCACTTTTGAAGACTGA
- the pspA gene encoding phage shock protein PspA codes for MGLFSRLSDIINSNLNAMLDGAENPEKIARLIIQEMEDTLVEVRTSAARAMADKKEMERDIVHFSSVRDEWAAKAELAIDKGREDLARGALLAKQKAESEIERRVSAMGFAEEAFAKRQEDLTKLQAKLDEAKSKHRALVMRRESAEQRIRMRSQLYDGRADEAILRYSQLERKVDEMEAYADTIRGHEPSLAQEFADLEQDEAIEKELAALKARKGKAASKKSEG; via the coding sequence ATGGGTCTGTTCTCCCGCCTCTCCGACATCATCAACTCGAACCTCAACGCGATGCTTGATGGTGCCGAGAACCCCGAAAAGATTGCCCGTCTGATCATCCAGGAAATGGAAGACACGCTGGTGGAAGTGCGCACTTCGGCCGCCCGTGCGATGGCCGACAAGAAGGAGATGGAACGCGATATCGTCCACTTCTCCAGCGTGCGCGACGAATGGGCCGCCAAGGCCGAGCTGGCCATCGACAAGGGCCGCGAGGACCTTGCCCGCGGCGCGCTGCTGGCCAAGCAGAAAGCCGAAAGCGAGATCGAGCGCCGCGTCTCGGCGATGGGCTTTGCCGAAGAAGCGTTCGCCAAGCGCCAGGAAGACCTGACCAAGCTGCAAGCGAAACTCGACGAAGCCAAGTCGAAGCACCGTGCCCTGGTGATGCGCCGCGAGTCGGCTGAACAACGCATCCGCATGCGCAGCCAGCTCTATGACGGCCGCGCCGATGAAGCGATCCTCCGCTACAGCCAGCTGGAGCGCAAGGTCGACGAGATGGAGGCTTACGCCGACACCATCCGCGGCCATGAGCCGAGCCTGGCCCAAGAATTCGCCGACCTCGAGCAGGACGAAGCGATCGAGAAGGAACTCGCCGCCCTGAAGGCCCGCAAGGGCAAGGCCGCGTCGAAGAAATCCGAGGGCTGA
- the pspF gene encoding phage shock protein operon transcriptional activator, producing MVDRPTQLVGESPPWLSALEHASRVAPLNRSVLVIGERGTGKELVGERLHFLSKRWEGPFVKVNCAAMTETLLDSELFGHERGAFTGATEMRRGRFELADGGTIFLDEIATAGMALQEKLLRVVEYGEFQRVGGSKVLSTNVRIVAATNADLPALAEAGKFRWDLLDRLSFDVITLPPLRARHGDKSLLADFFARRMAVELAQDFPGFAPSAIAAIEAHDWPGNVRELRNFAERLAHRALMTAPDDLVQFDPSALDPFASPWRPSASLAPSTSTPQNTPVETPDLWSVGGGFTGAVQLYEQRLIDAALARAGGHQGKAAETLGLTYHQLRGLLKKHGYAKPEKAGP from the coding sequence ATGGTTGATCGCCCCACCCAACTCGTCGGTGAATCTCCTCCCTGGCTGTCGGCGCTCGAGCATGCGAGCCGCGTGGCGCCGCTGAACCGTTCGGTATTGGTGATCGGCGAGCGCGGCACCGGCAAGGAACTGGTCGGCGAGCGGCTTCACTTCCTGTCGAAGCGCTGGGAAGGGCCGTTTGTGAAGGTGAACTGCGCCGCGATGACCGAGACGCTGCTCGATTCCGAGCTGTTCGGGCATGAACGCGGCGCCTTCACCGGCGCCACCGAGATGCGCCGCGGCCGGTTCGAACTCGCCGATGGCGGCACGATCTTCCTCGACGAGATTGCGACCGCCGGAATGGCGCTTCAGGAAAAACTGCTCCGCGTGGTCGAATACGGCGAGTTCCAGCGCGTCGGTGGCTCCAAGGTCCTCAGCACCAATGTGCGGATCGTTGCGGCCACAAATGCAGACCTTCCGGCGCTCGCCGAGGCCGGAAAGTTCCGCTGGGACCTGCTCGACCGGTTGTCGTTCGACGTGATTACCCTGCCGCCGCTGCGGGCCCGGCACGGCGACAAGAGCCTGCTCGCCGATTTCTTCGCGCGCCGGATGGCGGTCGAGTTGGCGCAGGATTTCCCGGGCTTTGCACCGTCCGCGATTGCCGCGATCGAGGCGCATGACTGGCCGGGTAACGTGCGGGAGCTGCGCAACTTCGCCGAGCGACTTGCGCATCGGGCCCTGATGACGGCGCCGGACGATCTCGTGCAGTTCGACCCGTCAGCGTTGGACCCTTTCGCGTCGCCCTGGCGCCCGTCCGCGTCCCTGGCGCCCTCCACAAGTACTCCACAAAACACCCCTGTAGAGACGCCCGATTTATGGAGTGTCGGGGGCGGTTTCACGGGCGCCGTCCAGCTCTATGAACAGCGCCTGATCGATGCGGCCCTCGCGCGGGCAGGGGGCCACCAGGGCAAGGCCGCCGAAACGCTCGGCCTCACCTACCACCAGCTGCGCGGCCTCCTGAAGAAGCACGGGTATGCGAAGCCGGAAA